One genomic window of Megachile rotundata isolate GNS110a chromosome 12, iyMegRotu1, whole genome shotgun sequence includes the following:
- the Ca-alpha1D gene encoding ca[2+]-channel protein alpha[[1]] subunit D isoform X2: MSAGGDGGSGLGPPELPGAQPTAATPPILGQHRNPQTAQDGQPATAQSQTGQTFGTSTGAAKSATKRPARRGGKPPPDRPVRALFCLTLKNPVRKMCIDVVEWKPFEWLILMTIFANCVALAVYTPYPFGDSNLTNQYLEKIEYIFLVIFTVECVMKIIAYGFVAHPGAYLRNGWNMLDFSIVVIGMVSTVLSILMKEGFDVKALRAFRVLRPLRLVSGVPSLQVVLNSILRAMIPLLHIALLVLFVIIIYAIIGLELFSGKMHKTCRHNVTDAIMEGPVPCGPGGFQCEKVGPEYHCSKRFWEGPNWGITNFDNFGLAMLTVFQCVTLEGWTDVLYSIEDAMGSSWQWIYFISMVILGAFFVMNLILGVLSGEFSKEREKAKARGDFHKLREKQQIEDDLRGYLDWITQAEDIEPETDEPKMQDGKSKQQSEMESTDQLEGDEEGVQQESVWRRKKRDFDRVNRRMRRACRKAVKSQVFYWLIIVLVFLNTGVLATEHYNQPHWLDDFQEITNMFFIALFSMEMMLKMYSLGFQGYFVSLFNRFDCFVVIGSITEMILTNTQVMPPLGVSVLRCVRLLRVFKVTKYWKSLSNLVASLLNSIQSIASLLLLLFLFIVIFALLGMQVFGGKFNFSELQDKPRHNFDSFWQSLLTVFQILTGEDWNAVMYDGIRAYGGVASFGMLACFYFIILFICGNYILLNVFLAIAVDNLADAESLTAIEKEAEEEAKKNKSHSASPARDEESGEQGDGGEGTGGEDEGGGTDLEHDPNETMEDYEAALDTETSEKSEDTNTHAKVRLNIDESDEEVEEEEEVEQNEMHDDGTEQGVSARPRRMSEFNMATKKQPIPPASAFFIFSQTNRVRVFCHWLCNHSYFGNVILVCIMISSAMLAAEDPLRASSYRNQILLNFDYFFTTVFTIEIWLKMISYGFIIHDGAFCRSAFNLLDLLVVCSSLISMSFSSGAFSVVKVLRVLRVLRPLRAINRAKGLKHVVQCVIVAVKTIGNIVLVTSLLQFVFAVIGVQLFKYVVKCVIVAIKTIGNIMLVTYLLQFMFAVIGVQLFKGKFFSCSDASKMTKDECQGTYLEFENGNINKPVMKERTWGQNRFHFDDVAKAMLTLFTVSTFEGWPSLLDVSIDSNKEDHGPIHNFRPIVAAYYIIYIIIIAFFMVNIFVGFVIVTFQNEGEQEYKNCELDKNQRNCIEFALKAKPVRRYIPKHRIQYKVWWFVTSQPFEYTIFTLIMINTVTLAMKFYRQPEIYTEALDVLNMIFTAVFALEFIFKLAAFRFKNYFGDAWNVFDFIIVLGSFIDIVYSEVNPGSTIISINFFRLFRVMRLVKLLSRGEGIRTLLWTFIKSFQALPYVALLIIMLFFIYAVIGMQVFGKIAIDDETSINRNNNFQSFPQAVLVLFRSATGEAWQEIMMDCSAQPGVVKCDPKSDEESNQNGCGSDIAFPYFISFYVLCSFLIINLFVAVIMDNFDYLTRDWSILGPHHLDEFIRLWSEYDPDAKGRIKHLDVVTLLRKISPPLGFGKLCPHRVACKRLVSMNMPLNSDGTVLFNATLFAVVRTSLRIKTEGNIDDANAELREVIKKIWKRTSPKLLDQVVPPPGGDDEVTVGKFYATFLIQDYFRRFKKRKEQEMKDGDKECHNTVTLQAGLRTLHEAGPELKRAISGNLEELLDDNPEPMHRRNHSLFGSVWSSMRKGHHGFNRARSLKVNSTTKASPTNSIDFLPYSSLQRTVGPDAPNQITARSHQVVPNVAGGLSDSAMNQMGIDAKLTGIEESIPLRPLAAFGNPVQQQSTYHPSYKMVDVQDGIERRQLTPPTPPPRRNPASSVAPVTATAIVQLSSSKSASATPSIATCTNTSTATTSPSSNGTSSSNGTRCYYSYATRPCCVDCAVWSNHAAIDHEDGNSSTGSEFSESDESAGSEGSEEAGSEGGEEDGTDNGKAGAGPGIGGGEAGGTGGGGGGDGGRKGGDDSGESSSWSDSEKCGRRGGSLRLEFGVASRSRARGRRGPSSLVGKSAPSSFRKRDANNGGGRSSSSTTSASTGFAQSVANGLKLARTRAIAVAGFLADVDDSRHDRVCASCLSHRAYQGRVSWAGESNGSIGAERLSHSLPGSPADRKPNFEVIGSAESLVGRVLVEQGLGKYCDPEFVRYTSREMQEALDMTREEMDRAAHQLLLQERRGQPLSYQLQQGADQPWTLPGYQQMPQPTGIGYQPLQEQQPTGPRQYRTYYRGTGSGQDPSPDASGQHHQPPPS, encoded by the exons GAAAAAATAGAGTATATATTTCTTGTGATTTTTACGGTCGAGTGCGTGATGAAGATCATCGCTTACGGTTTCGTCGCTCATCCTGGAGCTTATCTTCGGAACGGATGGAACATGTTAGATTTTTCGATAGTAGTCATAGG AATGGTGAGCACGGTGTTGTCGATACTAATGAAAGAAGGTTTCGACGTGAAAGCGCTGAGGGCTTTTCGAGTGTTGCGACCTCTTAGGCTGGTTTCTGGAGTACCGA GTCTTCAAGTGGTCTTAAACTCTATTTTGAGAGCGATGATACCCCTTCTACATATCGCTCTACTCGTTCTCTTCGTCATCATTATTTACGCTATCATCGGCCTCGAGCTGTTCTCTGGCAAAATGCATAAAACTTGCAGGCATAACGTAACCG ACGCGATAATGGAAGGCCCAGTTCCTTGCGGACCCGGTGGCTTCCAATGCGAGAAGGTCGGGCCCGAATATCACTGTAGCAAACGGTTTTGGGAGGGCCCGAACTGGGGTATCACGAATTTCGACAACTTTGGCCTTGCCATGTTGACGGTCTTCCAATGCGTCACGCTCGAGGGTTGGACGGACGTACTGTACAGC ATCGAAGACGCGATGGGAAGTTCGTGGCAATGGATctatttcatttctatggtcATACTTGGAGCTTTCTTCGTGATGAATCTGATTCTCGGTGTGTTGTCCGG CGAGTTCTCTaaggagagagagaaagcgaaaGCGAGAGGCGACTTCCACAAACTCAGGGAGAAGCAACAAATCGAAGACGATCTGAGGGGGTATCTGGATTGGATCACGCAAGCCGAGGACATCGAGCCGGAAACGGACGAGCCGAAAATGCAGGACGGGAAAT CGAAACAGCAAAGCGAGATGGAGAGCACGGATCAATTGGAGGGTGACGAGGAAGGGGTTCAACAAGAGTCCGTGTGGAGAAGAAAAAAGCGCGACTTCGACAG AGTGAACAGGAGAATGAGGAGGGCCTGTAGAAAAGCCGTCAAGTCGCAGGTTTTCTACTGGTTGATCATAGTATTGGTTTTTTTGAACACCGGAGTTCTGGCGACCGAGCATTACAATCAGCCGCATTGGTTGGACGACTTTCAAG AAATCACAAACATGTTTTTTATCGCGCTCTTCTCCATGGAGATGATGTTGAAGATGTACAGTTTAGGATTTCAA GGTTACTTTGTCTCGCTGTTTAATCGTTTCGATTGCTTCGTGGTGATCGGCTCGATCACCGAGATGATCCTCACGAACACGCAGGTGATGCCGCCTCTGGGCGTCTCCGTACTTCGTTGCGTCCGGTTACTCAGGGTATTCAAAGTGACGAA ATATTGGAAGTCGCTGTCGAATCTGGTGGCTTCTCTCCTGAACTCGATACAATCGATCGCGTCGTTGTTGCTTCTACTCTTCCTGTTTATCGTGATTTTTGCCCTGCTAGGCATGCAG GTGTTCGGTGGAAAGTTCAATTTTAGCGAGTTACAGGACAAGCCTCGTCACAATTTCGACAGTTTCTGGCAAAGTTTGTTGACCGTGTTTCAA ATACTGACAGGCGAGGATTGGAACGCCGTGATGTACGACGGTATCAGAGCTTACGGAGGTGTAGCCAGCTTCGGCATGCTTGCTTGTTTTTATTTCATCATTCTTTTTATATGCGGTAACT ATATTCTACTGAACGTCTTCTTGGCCATCGCCGTCGATAACCTCGCGGACGCCGAGTCGTTGACTGCCATCGAAAAGGAAGCCGAAGAAGAG GCCAAAAAGAATAAATCTCACAGCGCGTCGCCGGCCAGGGACGAAGAGAGCGGAGAACAGGGCGATGGTGGCGAAGGCACAGGCGGAGAAGACGAAGGTGGTGGCACGGATTTGGAACACGATCCGAACGAGACGATGGAAGATTACGAGGCAGCTTTGGACACGGAAAC GTCGGAAAAGAGCGAAGATACGAATACTCACGCGAAAGTGCGGCTGAACATAGACGAGTCCGACGAAGAGGTGGAGGAAGAGGAGGAAGTCGAACAAAACGAGATGCACG ACGACGGCACGGAACAAGGGGTGTCGGCTAGACCACGAAGAATGTCGGAGTTTAACATGGCCACGAAGAAACAACCGATTCCCCCTGCTTCGgcttttttcattttctcccAAACGAACAG AGTTCGAGTGTTTTGTCACTGGCTCTGCAATCATAGCTATTTCGGCAACGTGATTCTCGTGTGCATCATGATATCGTCGGCCATGTTAGCCGCCGAAGATCCATTGAGGGCTTCGTCTTATAGGAATCAG ATATTATTGAATTTCGACTATTTTTTCACCACAGTGTTTACGATCGAGATCTGGCTGAAAATGATCTCGTACGGTTTTATCATACACGACGGCGCTTTCTGTCGATCGGCGTTTAATTTGCTCGACCTGTTGGTCGTTTGTTCTTCTCTCATTTCTATGTCTTTCAG CTCCGGTGCATTTTCCGTGGTAAAAGTGCTTCGAGTGTTGCGCGTCCTGAGGCCTCTGCGCGCCATCAATCGTGCCAAGGGATTAAAG CACGTAGTACAGTGCGTCATCGTAGCGGTAAAGACTATCGGAAACATAGTCCTCGTCACCAGCCTCCTGCAGTTCGTGTTCGCCGTCATTGGCGTACAACTGTTCAAG TACGTAGTGAAGTGTGTGATTGTCGCCATTAAAACGATCGGCAACATTATGTTGGTCACCTATCTCCTTCAGTTCATGTTCGCTGTTATCGGGGTACAGCTGTTTAAG GGTAAATTTTTCTCTTGTTCCGATGCATCGAAAATGACGAAGGACGAATGTCa GGGTACCTACCTAGAATTCGAAAACGGTAATATCAATAAGCCGGTGATGAAGGAGAGAACTTGGGGCCAGAATCGTTTCCATTTCGACGACGTGGCGAAGGCGATGCTCACGCTTTTCACCGTATCCACGTTCGAAGGCTGGCCTTC ATTGCTAGACGTGTCGATCGACTCTAACAAGGAGGATCACGGACCAATTCATAATTTTCGACCGATAGTGGCCGCGTACTACATCATTTACATCATTATCATAGCATTCTTCATGGTGAACATCTTCGTTGGTTTCGTTATTGTCACTTTCCAGAACGAGGGTGAGCAAGAGTACAAAAACTGCGAGCTCGATAAAAATCAG CGGAACTGCATCGAGTTCGCGTTAAAGGCTAAACCGGTGAGACGATACATACCGAAGCATCGAATACAGTACAAAGTGTGGTGGTTCGTCACCTCGCAGCCGTTCGAGTATACGATTTTCACCCTGATCATGATCAATACCGTCACGTTAGCGATGAAGTTTTACCGGCAACCGGAAATCTACACGGAAGCGTTGGACGTTCTCAACATGATCTTCACCGCGGTCTTTGCCCTCGAGTTTATCTTCAAGCTAGCGGCGTTTCGATTCAAG AATTACTTCGGCGATGCTTGGAACGTGTTCGACTTCATAATCGTGCTCGGAAGTTTCATCGACATCGTCTATTCGGAAGTGAAC CCCGGCTCGACCATCATTTCCATCAACTTTTTTCGGCTGTTCCGCGTAATGAGATTGGTCAAGTTGCTAAGCAGAGGGGAAGGTATCAGAACGCTTCTCTGGACATTCATAAAATCGTTTCAAGCTCTGCCGTACGTAGCCCTACTCATCATAATGTTGTTCTTCATTTACGCCGTGATAGGAATGCAG GTGTTTGGAAAAATCGCTATCGACGACGAGACATCGATAAACCGGAACAATAATTTCCAGTCGTTCCCGCAAGCGGTATTGGTCTTGTTTCGATCGGCTACAG GAGAGGCTTGGCAAGAGATCATGATGGACTGCTCGGCGCAACCGGGCGTAGTGAAGTGCGATCCGAAGAGCGACGAAGAATCCAATCAGAATGGCTGTGGATCCGACATTGCATTTCCCTACTTTATATCTTTCTACGTTTTATGCTCTTTCCTC ATCATCAATCTCTTCGTCGCCGTGATCATGGACAATTTCGATTACTTGACGAGGGATTGGTCCATCCTGGGTCCGCACCATTTGGACGAGTTCATTCGCCTCTGGTCAGAGTACGATCCCGACGCGAAAGGCCGTATCAAGCATCTGGACGTGGTCACTCTTCTCCGAAAGATATCACCGCCCCTAGGTTTCGGTAAACTCTGTCCTCACCGAGTCGCGTGCAAA AGGCTGGTCTCCATGAACATGCCGTTGAACAGCGACGGCACGGTTTTGTTCAACGCGACTCTGTTCGCCGTGGTGAGAACTTCGCTGCGAATCAAGACCGAGGGAAATATCGACGACGCGAACGCCGAGCTCAGAGAAGTGATCAAGAAGATCTGGAAAAGGACTAGTCCGAAACTGTTGGATCAAGTAGTGCCGCCACCAGGAG GCGACGACGAAGTAACCGTCGGTAAATTCTACGCCACTTTCCTCATTCAGGACTACTTCCGAAGGTTCAAAAAACGCAAAGAACAAGAGATGAAAGACGGAGATAAAGAATGCCACAATACCGTAACGCTACAG GCCGGTCTTCGAACCTTGCACGAAGCTGGACCCGAGCTGAAGAGAGCCATCTCCGGTAACCTGGAGGAACTTTTGGACGACAATCCGGAACCTATGCACAGG agAAATCATTCGCTGTTCGGAAGCGTCTGGTCGAGCATGAGAAAAGGACATCACGGTTTCAATCGAGCCAGGTCGCTGAAAGTAAACTCGACGACTAAG GCATCTCCGACGAATTCCATCGATTTCCTGCCATACTCGTCGCTTCAGAGAACCGTCGGTCCCGATGCACCGAATCAGATAACCGCGAGGTCGCATCAAGTCGTGCCAAACGTAGCAGG TGGTTTGAGCGACAGCGCGATGAATCAGATGGGTATCGACGCGAAACTCACCGGTATCGAGGAGAGCATTCCTCTGAGACCATTGGCCGCGTTCGGAAATCCCGTCCAGCAACAATCAACCTATCATCCATCTTACAAAATGGTCGA TGTTCAGGACGGAATCGAGCGGCGGCAGCTGACCCCACCGACACCACCGCCACGAAGGAATCCAGCCTCGTCCGTCGCACCGGTCACTGCAACGGCCATCGTGCAACTCTCGTCCAGCAAGTCAGCCAGCGCAACGCCGTCGATCGCCACGTGCACGAACACCTCGACCGCCACGACCAGCCCGAGCTCCAACGGGACCTCTTCCTCCAACGGGACCCGTTGCTATTATTCCTACGCGACTCGGCCATGCTGCGTCGATTGTGCCGTCTGGAGTAATCACG CCGCCATAGATCACGAGGATGGGAATTCGTCGACGGGAAGCGAGTTCAGCGAGTCGGATGAGTCGGCAGGGTCGGAAGGATCGGAAGAAGCAGGTTCGGAAGGGGGCGAAGAGGATGGAACGGATAACGGAAAGGCAGGAGCAGGGCCAGGGATCGGCGGCGGGGAGGCGGGCGGTACAGGAGGAGGCGGAGGAGGAGATGGAGGAAGGAAAGGAGGAGACGACTCGGGAGAGTCTAGCAGTTGGAGCGACTCGGAAAAGTGTGGACGTCGAGGAGGATCGTTGAGGCTGGAGTTCGGCGTGGCGTCTCGGTCTCGTGCTCGTGGCCGACGCGGGCCGAGCTCGTTGGTCGGCAAATCGGCGCCGTCCAGTTTCCGAAAACGCGACGCCAACAACGGCGGTGGTCGATCGAGCAGTTCGACTACGTCCGCGAGTACCGGATTCGCGCAGAGCGTCGCCAACGGGCTGAAACTCGCTCGAACACGGGCAATCGCAGTTGCCGGCTTCCTCGCCGACGTCGACGACTCGCGCCACGATCGCGTCTGCGCCTCCTGTCTGTCGCATCGGGCTTACCAAGGCAGAG TGTCCTGGGCCGGAGAGAGTAACGGAAGCATCGGCGCAGAGCGCCTGTCCCACAGTTTGCCGGGCAGTCCCGCGGACCGGAAGCCCAACTTCGAGGTGATCGGAAGCGCCGAGAGTTTGGTTGGTCGG GTTCTCGTGGAACAAGGACTTGGTAAATACTGCGACCCGGAGTTCGTCAGATACACGTCGCGAGAGATGCAAGAAGCGCTCGACATGACGCGCGAGGAGATGGATCGCGCGGCTCATCAGTTGCTTCTTCAAGAACGCCGAGGTCAACCGCTCAGCTACCAGTTACAGCAAGGCGCGGACCAACCGTGGACGCTACCGGGTTATCAACAGATGCCGCAGCCGACGGGTATCGGCTATCAACCGCTGCAAGAGCAACAGCCTACCGGTCCACGACAGTACCGAACGTATTATCGAGGCACAGGTAGCGGCCAAGACCCGTCGCCGGACGCGTCCGGACAACACCACCAACCGCCGCCGTCTTAA